A genomic window from Triticum urartu cultivar G1812 chromosome 7, Tu2.1, whole genome shotgun sequence includes:
- the LOC125522079 gene encoding glutamate dehydrogenase 1, mitochondrial-like, whose protein sequence is MKHSAKNRRIKGSDKRRRRRPDLTAHGRVRRAHPGSSGRSHNKDNVDAIKAKYIIEAANHPTDPKAEEILAKKGVLILPDILANSGGVMVSYFEWVQNLQGFMWDEEKVNRELKTYMTRASNMF, encoded by the exons ATGAAGCACTCGGCAAAGAACCGCAGGATCAAGGGCTCTGACAAAAGGCGACGCCGTCGACCCGACCTCACTGCTCACGGAAGAGTGCGACGTGCTCATCCCGGCAGCTCTGGCAGGAGTCATAACAA GGACAATGTTGATGCCATCAAAGCAAAGTACATCATCGAAGCTGCTAACCACCCAACAGACCCCAAGGCCGAAGAG ATTCTGGCAAAGAAGGGCGTGCTGATCCTACCGGACATACTGGCCAACTCCGGCGGAGTGATGGTGAGCTACTTCGAGTGGGTGCAGAATCTCCAGGGGTTCATGTGGGACGAGGAGAAGGTGAATCGGGAGCTCAAGACGTACATGACCCGCGCCTCAAACATGTTCTGA